Part of the Candidatus Goldiibacteriota bacterium genome, AAAGAGAAAAAAGAAAAACTGGAAATGACAATAACTTATATTTTTTCTTTCGCGTTTGCTTTGTTTCTTTTTATATATCTGCCTGTACAGGGAACCAAACTGCTTGAAAAAGCAATGCCCGAACTTGCAGGCAACAGGGTTTTGTTTAACCTTATTGTGGTGTCATTTAAACTGGCAATATTCTTTTTATATATCTGGGGAATTTCATTTATGGAAGACGTTAAGCGCCTTTTTATGTATCACGGGGCGGAGCACAAAGCCATATATACCTTTGAAGCCGGCAAGAAACTGACGCAAAATAACATGAAACCGTATACAACGCTTCACCCAAGGTGCGGCACGGCTTTTATTTTTTTAACCATGCTGGTCAGCATTATAATCTTTGTATTATTGCTGCCGCCGGAATTTAAGATATGGCAGAGGATACTGCTGGAAATTCCGCTTTTAATCCCAATCGCGGGGCTGTCATACGAACTGCTGAAATTTTCCGATAAGTTCCAGAATAATTTTTTCATAAAAATATTAATAGCGCCGGGGCTGGCATTTCAGAGAATCACCACAAAAGAACCCGACGCGAAGATGCTTGAAGTGGCCGCAAGGTCAATTGAAGAAGTTTTAAAACTTGAAAAAAAGCACAAACCCGCAGCAGTAAAACTTTAGCTGTTTATATAAGCACCCGGTCTGCCTTTTATAAAAGGCGTAACGGGTGCTTTTTTTTATATATAAAAATCAATTTAACCGGAGGCAATAAAATGTTTGAAAAAGCCGCAAAAATAAAACGCGAATATGAAAAACTTACAGCGGAACTTTCCGATCCGCAGGTAATTTCCAACAACGAACTTTTTCAGAAAAAAGCAAGGCAGCATTCAGAATATTCCGAAATAGTGGAAATATATGACGCATATACAGCGCTTGACCATGCCATAAAAGACGCGGACCACATGATGCGCACGGAACAGGAAAAAGAACTTGTGGATATGGCCAAAGCAGAGATAGAGGATTTAACGCCAAAACTGGAAAAGAAACGCGAGGAATTAAGAATAATACTTACCCCAAGCGACCCCAATGACAAAAAGAACGCCATCGTGGAAATACGCGCCGGTACAGGCGGCGATGAAGCCGGCCTTTTTGCGGGAGATTTATACCGCATGTATGTTAAATACGCGGAGACCCACGGCTATACAATTGAAACAGTGACAAGCAGCCCGACCGAGCTTGGCGGCTTTAAAGAAATAATATTCTTTGTGAACGGAAAAGGCGCATACG contains:
- a CDS encoding DUF1385 domain-containing protein, which encodes MTVKKTKKSVSRGTKKMSVGGQAVIEGVLMRSPNYYAVSVRHKDGTIKSMSAPVNSITKKYPFLKWPVLRGFVSLIESMTLGFKALDYSAQIYEEGYENKKKKKLSKAETVKKEKKEKLEMTITYIFSFAFALFLFIYLPVQGTKLLEKAMPELAGNRVLFNLIVVSFKLAIFFLYIWGISFMEDVKRLFMYHGAEHKAIYTFEAGKKLTQNNMKPYTTLHPRCGTAFIFLTMLVSIIIFVLLLPPEFKIWQRILLEIPLLIPIAGLSYELLKFSDKFQNNFFIKILIAPGLAFQRITTKEPDAKMLEVAARSIEEVLKLEKKHKPAAVKL